Proteins from one Setaria italica strain Yugu1 chromosome V, Setaria_italica_v2.0, whole genome shotgun sequence genomic window:
- the LOC106804316 gene encoding uncharacterized protein LOC106804316 produces the protein MSSSLAIVEKRPSPFPGGGCAGGVLFHLLDWHRRLARKRRLFSPRRLLPSSLRSAPRRLPCPPPAPPPPLALPRPSPGAADGAAPGVVARLMGLESWPATAAPPRPQKQRKVEAPRPADDRDDSAVVLVLPTSRSRRPPAPAPAPAPTTARSHHGADLPARSPRRTRLVHAAAAKLLEPGARASSRRLALAYACSSPQHRKDDHSGALLQGSGVADDFLSRSESLLTPSTRVQVQPPVVPAETGCDSAAVSRRHEQRSIDNANADISTSTVVLPRMDFADGNISSSFALDAKHKESSRVRNEVMRTCARVRSSGAAVQTGAERLRKRATPTRPDISGSVSSGSLADSMRPVGCSRESASAGRRVAQSGSGPRRESVGRSIAGQGRTTGRDVINRSDLASTSRISSTGSGPKKGSRKVGRDAVANNRDDRNAVAFTSRSAPKPVARASSPSKVLKSGCPSRLAHDTTHARMPAPDIKYMGASHSVMATSEKDDFNRLLKVKMNELGLFDRIEFTSSDEPSGKLTAPVLQELISALTNDMSTSISQSSNYSDASVPSSCNRNIDCIDPSCYVFSNDQSPDFQKRYQSEQDVDSSATSLNNEPNQPSPTSVLEASFSNDASSLGSPVEKNEGKDLFVSTENKMEDLFNLESDIVNLAMSIDTKKTDAEETLYDNDKLSCSQNFLAHDSKFLESRLHSIGEVSISNAELLLGSSLHPFIIEMLENTMDMFGGEYSDLTEDKKYQHTNFLFDCIVESLDSKFCNFGKCGYKAWLKLPLSLSGDLLKCQVLEDISNWRESSGTALRQVSDKEVDQMTARWDANQVEAFDVSIAIENDIIEALVGEFALDLW, from the exons ATGAGCAGCAGCCTCGCCATAGTGGAGAAGCGGCCGTCGCCGttccccggcggcggctgcgcgggcggcgTGCTCTTCCACCTCCTGGACTggcaccgccgcctcgcgcgcAAGCGCAGGCtcttctccccgcgccgcctcctcccctcgtCTCTCCGCTCCGCCCCGCGCAGGCTCCCGtgcccgcctccggccccgccaccgccgctcgcattgccgcgcccgtcgcccggcGCGGCCGATGGGGCCGCCCCGGGCGTCGTCGCGCGCCTCATGGGCCTCGAGTCCtggcccgccaccgccgcgccgccgaggccgcagAAACAGAGGAAGGTGGAGGCGCCGCGCCCGGCGGACGACCGCGACGACTccgcggtggtgctggtgctgcctACTAGCAGGAGTCGGCGCCCTcccgcgcctgcgcctgcgcccgcaccgacgacggcgaggagtcACCACGGAGCCGACCTGCCGGCGCGGAGTCCGAGGCGGACCCGGCTcgtgcacgcggcggcggcgaagctgcTGGAGCCGGGAGCGCGCGCCAGCTCGCGGAGGCTGGCCCTCGCGTACGCCTGCTCCTCCCCGCAGCACCGCAAGGATGATCACTCCGGCGCCTTGCTTCAGGGCTCGGGCGTGGCCGACGATTTCCTGTCTCGCTCCGAGAGCCTGTTGACGCCTTCTACTCGGGTACAGGTACAGCCTCCTGTTGTTCCGGCGGAGACAGGTTGTGACAGCGCTGCTGTCTCGCGCAGGCACGAGCAGCGCTCCATTGACAATGCCAATGCAGATATCAGTACCAGTACTGTAGTGTTGCCTAGAATGGATTTTGCTGATGGAAACATCAGTAGCAGCTTTGCTCTGGATGCCAAGCACAAGGAGAGTAGTAGAGTAAGAAATGAGGTAATGCGCACTTGTGCCAGGGTTAGATCGAGTGGTGCTGCCGTTCAAACTGGAGCTGAGAGGTTGCGCAAACGAGCAACACCCACTCGGCCGGATATTTCAGGGAGTGTCAGCTCTGGAAGCTTGGCAGATTCGATGCGCCCAGTTGGGTGTTCTCGTGAATCAGCATCTGCTGGTAGGAGAGTAGCACAAAGTGGTTCTGGTCCAAGAAGAGAATCAGTTGGGCGTTCAATCGCTGGACAAGGGAGAACCACTGGCAGAGATGTGATCAACCGAAGTGATTTGGCATCTACAAGCAGGATTTCAAGCACTGGATCGGGGCCAAAAAAGGGATCACGGAAGGTGGGTCGTGATGCAGTAGCCAATAACAGGGATGACAGAAATGCAGTTGCATTTACTTCTAGATCAGCCCCAAAGCCGGTGGCCAGAGCTTCGTCACCCAGCAAAGTGTTGAAGAGTGGGTGCCCAAGTAGACTAGCACATGATACAACTCACGCTCGAATGCCAGCTCCGGATATCAAATATATGGGAGCTTCACATTCTGTTATGGCTACTTCTGAGAAAGATGATTTTAACAGGCTGTTGAAAGTAAAAATGAATGAGCTTGGCTTGTTTGACAGGATTGAGTTTACATCAAGTGATGAGCCTTCAGGAAAATTGACTGCACCTGTTCTGCAAGAGCTCATTTCTGCTCTTACAAATGACATGAGCACTTCAATCTCTCAAAGTAGCAACTACTCTGATGCATCAGTACCCTCAAGTTGCAACAGAAATATTGACTGTATCGATCCATCATGTTATGTATTCTCCAATGATCAATCTCCTGATTTTCAGAAGCGTTATCAG AGTGAACAAGATGTTGATTCTTCTGCTACATCATTGAACAACGAGCCCAATCAGCCGAGTCCAACGTCAGTACTTGAAGCATCCTTCTCAAATGATGCCTCTTCTTTAGGAAGTCCAGTTGAAAAGAATG AAGGTAAAGACTTATTTGTGTCAACTGAGAACAAGATGGAAGATCTGTTTAATTTGGAGTCTGATATTGTTAATTTAGCAATGTCAATTGATACAAAGAAAACTGATGCTGAAGAAACACTTTATGACAACGACAAGTTATCATGTTCACAGAATTTTCTTGCACATGATTCCAAATTCTTAGAGTCCAGGCTCCACAGCATTGGAGAAGTATCTATTTCAAATGCTGAACTACTTTTGGGCAGTAGCCTCCATCCTTTCATCATCGAAATGCTGGAAAATACTATGGACATGTTTGGTGGAGAGTATTCTGATCTTACCGAAGATAAGAAATATCAACACACCAACTTCCTGTTTGACTGCATTGTAGAATCATTGGATTCGAAATTCTGCAATTTTGGCAAATGTGGATACAAGGCTTGGCTGAAGTTGCCACTCAGTTTGAGCGGAGATCTGTTGAAGTGCCAGGTATTGGAAGATATCAGCAATTGGAGGGAATCAAGTGGGACTGCTCTAAGACAAGTTTCTGACAAAGAAGTGGACCAAATGACTGCCAGGTGGGATGCAAATCAGGTTGAAGCATTTGATGTCAGCATTGCGATCGAGAATGACATTATTGAGGCGCTTGTTGGTGAGTTTGCACTCGACCTATGGTGA
- the LOC101783786 gene encoding uncharacterized protein LOC101783786, which translates to MPRSSSTSTPGSGDKPTLGRAMATILALPLTPISKAKGGLLLFKKRASAAARRRCSYKPFRHYNYAYVGEYQFSPSRSPLLPGPPPGVTAWRRAAAKKRRSRARMILASLFCGGDEVDVAVLDGLARRADSGDVRSDREQLVLAPALEWGRERGDDDDDDAYNYDDEEQEQEVDYGEDGDEEVDGRAERFIERFYAEMRLQRQRSLVQRLL; encoded by the coding sequence aTGCCGAGATCCTCCTCCACGTCCACCCCCGGCTCCGGCGACAAGCCGACGCTGGGCAGggcgatggccaccatcctGGCGCTGCCGCTGACCCCGATCTCCAAGGCCAAGGGCGGCCTGCTCCTCTTCAAGAagcgcgcctccgccgccgccaggcgccGCTGCTCCTACAAGCCGTTCCGCCACTACAACTACGCGTACGTGGGGGAGTACCAGTTCTCCCCCTCACGCTCGCCGCTCCTCCCGGGCCCGCCCCCAGGCGTCACAGCCTGGCGGAGGGCCGCCGCCAAGAAGCGCCGGAGCAGGGCCAGGATGATCCTCGCCTCGCTCTtctgcggcggcgacgaggtcgacgTCGCCGTGCTCGACGGACTGGCCCGTCGAGCCGACAGCGGCGACGTGCGATCGGATAGGGAGCAGCTCGTGCTCGCCCCGGCTCTGGAGTGGGGGCGCGagcgcggcgacgacgacgacgacgatgcgtACAACTACGACgatgaggagcaggagcaggaggtggattACGGGGAAGACGGGGACGAGGAGGTCGACGGCCGCGCCGAGCGCTTCATCGAGCGGTTCTACGCCGAGATGAGGCTGCAGAGGCAGAGGTCTCTGGTCCAGCGCCTCCTCTAG